One genomic region from Terriglobus aquaticus encodes:
- a CDS encoding carboxypeptidase-like regulatory domain-containing protein: protein MSDSLQRREPGRSPSTAAALACAAAGGLLVCAAASGQVQTTAVIDSGPSALPAAPDQVSQTVPLCTLEGKVKGSDGGIVPGASLTLLNEGKVRERTATSDADGDYLMDNVPCGQFVLSVTMPGFSPLAVGGEMLDNGEVLQKDVTLKIAGTNESVNVVATQAEIAQAQVSLQEHQRMAGVFPNFFVSYQWTAVPLKPRQKFQLAAHTAVDPANFVLAGLIAGVQQANNSLPGYGQGAAGYGSRFGANVGNVVTGTFLGGAILPTIFRQDPRYFYRGTGSTRSRLWYAVSRAFVTRGDNGHQQVNFSGMLGDLGSGAISNLYAVGKDRQGASLTLENGFLAIAGDCVNNTLQEFVLRKLTTKTRGRRGQATDGTNAP, encoded by the coding sequence ATGAGCGACAGTTTGCAGCGGCGCGAGCCGGGACGATCTCCATCGACGGCAGCGGCGCTGGCATGCGCGGCTGCAGGCGGGCTGCTGGTGTGCGCTGCGGCGTCTGGTCAGGTGCAGACGACAGCAGTAATTGATTCGGGCCCGTCCGCGCTGCCGGCAGCGCCGGATCAGGTGTCGCAAACCGTTCCGTTGTGCACGCTTGAGGGCAAGGTGAAGGGTTCCGACGGCGGCATCGTGCCGGGAGCTTCGCTGACGCTGCTGAATGAAGGCAAGGTGCGGGAACGCACAGCCACTAGCGACGCCGACGGCGATTACCTGATGGACAACGTGCCGTGCGGGCAGTTTGTGCTGAGCGTGACCATGCCCGGGTTTTCGCCGCTCGCCGTGGGTGGCGAGATGCTGGACAATGGCGAAGTCCTGCAAAAGGATGTGACCCTCAAGATCGCCGGGACGAACGAGTCGGTGAACGTGGTGGCGACGCAGGCGGAGATCGCGCAGGCACAGGTCTCTTTGCAGGAGCACCAGCGCATGGCGGGCGTGTTTCCGAACTTCTTCGTCAGCTACCAGTGGACGGCGGTGCCGCTGAAACCGCGGCAGAAATTCCAGTTGGCGGCACACACGGCCGTCGACCCCGCGAACTTTGTGCTGGCTGGCCTGATCGCGGGCGTCCAGCAGGCCAACAACAGCCTGCCCGGATATGGGCAGGGCGCGGCCGGGTACGGCAGCCGGTTCGGCGCGAATGTGGGCAACGTGGTCACGGGAACGTTCCTGGGCGGAGCGATTCTGCCCACGATTTTTCGGCAGGACCCGCGGTACTTCTATCGTGGAACGGGATCGACGCGGTCGCGGCTCTGGTACGCGGTAAGCCGGGCGTTTGTGACGCGGGGCGATAACGGGCACCAGCAGGTGAACTTTTCCGGCATGCTGGGCGACCTGGGGTCGGGTGCGATCAGTAATCTGTACGCCGTCGGAAAGGATCGGCAGGGCGCCAGCTTGACCCTGGAGAACGGGTTTCTGGCAATCGCGGGCGACTGCGTGAACAACACGCTGCAGGAGTTCGTTCTGCGTAAGCTGACGACGAAGACACGCGGCCGCCGCGGACAGGCGACGGATGGAACCAACGCGCCGTAG
- a CDS encoding response regulator transcription factor yields MSKIKVLLAEDQGMVRGALAALLGIEPDIEVIGSVSNGQEAFRAMATLRPDVVVTDIEMPEMTGLELAARVRELYPDTRVVIVTTFARPGYLRRALDAGASGYLLKDRPSAELADAVRRVHRGLRVVDPDLAAEIWNAEPDPLSDREREILRRAGDGEATAELARSLRLSEGTVRNYLSEAISKLGAANRIEAARMARAKGWL; encoded by the coding sequence ATGAGCAAGATCAAGGTGTTGCTGGCGGAAGACCAGGGCATGGTGCGCGGTGCGCTGGCGGCGCTGCTGGGCATTGAGCCGGACATTGAGGTGATCGGCTCCGTGAGCAACGGGCAGGAGGCGTTTCGCGCGATGGCCACGCTGCGGCCAGACGTGGTGGTGACCGACATCGAGATGCCGGAGATGACCGGGCTGGAGCTGGCAGCGCGGGTGCGGGAGCTGTACCCCGACACGCGGGTGGTGATCGTGACCACGTTCGCGCGGCCAGGGTATCTGCGCCGTGCGCTGGATGCGGGCGCCTCAGGCTACCTCCTGAAAGACCGGCCGAGCGCGGAGCTTGCGGACGCGGTGCGGCGGGTGCATCGCGGCCTGCGCGTGGTGGACCCGGATCTGGCGGCAGAGATATGGAACGCGGAGCCTGACCCGCTGAGCGACCGCGAGCGCGAAATCCTGCGACGGGCGGGCGATGGGGAGGCGACGGCGGAGCTGGCGAGGTCGCTGCGCCTGAGTGAGGGCACGGTGCGGAACTATCTGTCGGAGGCGATCAGCAAGCTGGGTGCGGCCAACCGGATTGAGGCGGCGCGCATGGCTCGCGCGAAGGGCTGGCTGTAA
- a CDS encoding sensor histidine kinase: protein MDTAESQNRTAAQRPHPAVQADSQRRTGAKEAGSGTEFWKNSSGSARMMRYVSLLYTGFWVIQPIYEHSWDKWLSFGITYAAFLALYFAIPNTHGRFQRILLAQMFMLAFGYYPFNQSACGVFVYPIVILAFVTGSMRTYVSILTAQSIGILIEAYVFHLQWWTAAMAIFFSLVVGFSNFAYTKQERASWQLRKANDEIEHLAQVAERERIARDLHDLLGHTLTLIAMKSELANRLLPIDLPRAAQEMQEVEQTARKALAEVREAVTGYRSEGIAAEVQRARRALVAAGVQLTVSMEPLELAPAEANVLCLALREGVTNIVRHAHASSAMLRVEIDGKSLRMRLQDDGVGCGNCEGNGLRGMRERVQQAGGSVEVSPARDGKGTALELRLPVRQTAAVNPALAAEHATVPKRVLDGVMGQIEEPAR from the coding sequence ATGGATACGGCCGAATCCCAGAACCGCACGGCCGCGCAGCGCCCGCATCCGGCAGTGCAGGCGGACTCGCAACGGCGCACCGGAGCCAAAGAGGCAGGGTCCGGCACGGAGTTCTGGAAGAATTCGTCGGGCTCGGCGCGGATGATGCGGTATGTCTCGCTGCTGTACACGGGCTTCTGGGTGATCCAGCCGATCTACGAGCACTCCTGGGACAAGTGGCTCTCCTTCGGCATCACCTACGCCGCGTTCCTGGCGCTGTACTTTGCCATTCCGAATACGCACGGGCGATTCCAACGCATTCTGCTGGCGCAGATGTTTATGCTCGCCTTTGGCTACTACCCGTTCAACCAGAGTGCGTGTGGCGTCTTTGTTTACCCCATCGTCATCCTGGCGTTTGTCACGGGCAGCATGCGCACCTATGTGTCCATCCTGACCGCGCAATCCATCGGCATCCTGATCGAGGCCTATGTCTTCCACCTGCAGTGGTGGACCGCTGCGATGGCGATCTTCTTCTCGCTCGTGGTCGGCTTCAGCAACTTCGCCTATACCAAGCAGGAGCGGGCGTCGTGGCAGTTGCGCAAGGCGAACGACGAGATTGAGCACCTGGCGCAGGTGGCCGAGCGGGAACGGATCGCCCGCGACCTGCACGACCTCCTGGGCCATACGCTGACGTTGATCGCGATGAAGAGCGAGTTGGCGAACCGCTTGCTGCCGATCGACCTGCCACGTGCGGCGCAGGAGATGCAGGAGGTAGAACAGACCGCGCGCAAGGCGCTGGCCGAGGTGCGCGAGGCGGTGACGGGCTATCGCAGCGAAGGCATTGCAGCCGAGGTGCAGCGCGCCCGGCGGGCGCTGGTGGCCGCGGGTGTGCAACTGACCGTGAGCATGGAGCCGCTCGAACTGGCTCCGGCCGAGGCCAACGTGCTGTGCCTGGCGCTGCGCGAAGGCGTGACCAACATTGTGCGGCACGCGCATGCCAGCTCGGCGATGCTGCGGGTGGAGATCGACGGCAAATCGCTTCGAATGCGGCTGCAAGACGATGGCGTGGGCTGCGGGAATTGTGAGGGCAATGGGCTGCGGGGGATGCGTGAGCGGGTACAGCAGGCGGGTGGGTCGGTCGAGGTAAGCCCGGCGCGGGATGGCAAGGGCACTGCCTTAGAGCTGCGTCTGCCTGTCCGTCAAACCGCAGCGGTGAATCCGGCGCTGGCGGCGGAGCATGCAACGGTGCCGAAGCGCGTGCTGGATGGGGTGATGGGACAGATTGAGGAGCCGGCGCGATGA
- the dnaN gene encoding DNA polymerase III subunit beta, which produces MSTFATSPAEDTSSSAQPPVGPLDITVSRADLLRELTAAQSVVERKTTIPILSNFLFEASDDRLTITATDLDQSLRTSCPAKVKKPGACTVPARKLYDYIRLLPEGEISIKLQDNHWVQIRSGRSNTKMVGMARANFPQVPEFPAVGATKIAASALRSMVAKTIFAISSEESRYTLNGALLVLKPESMAMVATDGHRLAHIERLGESLSGVTGEKKTLIPRKALGELSSLLANTTAADESADFLEFADDDTTLFFRMGGRVLTSRKLTGQFPNYEAVLPRDNNKFVIVRTEDLMGALQRVAQFADERSGAIKIRLEQNELRISSQSTDSGESEDIIETPYNYDPLMVGFNSSYLIDFLKAVGNTPEVRLEFKDSQSAGQMRPEDGNEDQKYRYILMPMRI; this is translated from the coding sequence ATGTCCACCTTTGCCACGTCGCCCGCTGAGGACACCAGCAGCTCCGCGCAGCCGCCCGTCGGCCCTCTCGACATCACCGTCTCCCGCGCCGATCTCCTGCGCGAGCTCACCGCGGCCCAGTCCGTCGTCGAGCGCAAGACCACCATCCCGATCCTGTCGAATTTCCTGTTTGAGGCCTCGGACGACCGCCTCACCATCACCGCGACCGACCTCGACCAGAGCCTGCGCACCAGTTGCCCGGCCAAGGTTAAGAAGCCCGGCGCCTGCACCGTTCCCGCGCGCAAGCTGTACGACTACATCCGCCTCTTGCCCGAAGGCGAAATATCCATCAAGCTGCAGGACAACCACTGGGTCCAGATCCGCAGCGGCCGCTCCAACACCAAGATGGTCGGCATGGCCCGCGCCAACTTCCCGCAGGTGCCGGAGTTCCCGGCCGTGGGCGCGACCAAGATCGCTGCCAGCGCCCTGCGCAGCATGGTCGCGAAGACCATCTTCGCCATCTCGTCGGAGGAGTCGCGCTACACCCTCAACGGCGCCTTGCTCGTGCTCAAGCCCGAGTCCATGGCCATGGTCGCCACCGACGGCCATCGCCTGGCGCACATCGAGCGCCTGGGCGAGTCGCTCTCCGGCGTGACCGGCGAGAAGAAGACCCTCATCCCGCGCAAGGCCCTCGGCGAGCTCTCCTCGCTGCTGGCCAACACCACCGCGGCCGACGAGTCCGCCGACTTCCTCGAGTTCGCCGACGACGACACCACGCTCTTCTTCCGCATGGGCGGCCGCGTTCTGACCAGCCGCAAGCTGACCGGCCAGTTCCCCAACTACGAAGCCGTTCTGCCGCGCGACAACAACAAGTTCGTCATCGTCCGCACCGAGGACCTGATGGGTGCCCTGCAGCGCGTCGCGCAGTTCGCCGACGAGCGCTCCGGCGCGATCAAGATTCGCCTCGAACAGAACGAGCTCCGCATCTCCTCGCAGTCCACCGACTCCGGCGAATCTGAGGACATCATCGAGACACCCTACAACTACGACCCGCTCATGGTCGGCTTCAACTCCAGCTACCTCATCGACTTCCTCAAGGCCGTCGGCAACACCCCGGAAGTCCGACTCGAGTTCAAGGACTCGCAGTCGGCTGGCCAGATGCGCCCCGAAGACGGCAACGAAGACCAGAAGTATCGCTACATCCTCATGCCCATGCGCATCTGA
- a CDS encoding amidohydrolase family protein, with protein MIDGDGTPPRANMDVLVEGERIVRVFPDVDLDPHLLSTAKVVPLAGRFVIPGLIDAHVHLATPPNRRQAEAVLRRDLYGGVTAVRDMADDLRAVGDLARASLVGEIPAPDIYYAALMAGPDFFTDKRTIQVSAGGQPGRVPWMQAITATTDLPLAVAEARGTYANAIKLYGDLTPELAARITAEAHRQGLQVWAHATLYPARPSEVVAAGVDAISHACLLVREPETHSLRWTDPHPPPNFAAFREGKNPALAALFTEMKRRGTVLDATVWAYSPDADDSGTSPPLPPSTCNDVLGGAITGQAYRAGVLIDAGTDNVSPASDPWPDLFHELSELKDKADMPPAAVLQSATSIAARATGQSDQMGSIAPGKLANMVVLSRDPLLDLDNLKSVVITVKRGRVFERSAYVPLQQGDITDH; from the coding sequence TTGATCGACGGCGACGGAACACCTCCACGGGCGAACATGGACGTCCTCGTTGAGGGTGAGCGCATCGTCAGGGTTTTTCCGGATGTAGATCTCGATCCGCACCTGCTTTCGACGGCCAAGGTTGTGCCGCTTGCCGGACGGTTTGTCATCCCGGGTTTGATCGATGCTCACGTGCATCTCGCCACACCGCCGAATCGTCGCCAGGCTGAGGCCGTGCTGCGGCGTGATTTGTACGGCGGTGTCACCGCGGTAAGGGACATGGCCGATGACCTGCGGGCTGTTGGAGACCTTGCGCGCGCCAGTCTGGTGGGCGAGATCCCCGCCCCGGATATCTATTACGCAGCGCTCATGGCGGGACCGGATTTCTTCACGGACAAGCGGACTATTCAGGTATCCGCAGGCGGGCAGCCCGGGCGAGTTCCGTGGATGCAGGCGATCACCGCCACGACCGACCTACCGCTGGCAGTGGCAGAGGCGCGCGGCACGTATGCCAATGCCATCAAGCTCTACGGCGACCTCACCCCTGAACTGGCCGCCCGGATCACTGCGGAGGCGCACCGCCAAGGATTGCAGGTTTGGGCGCACGCAACGTTGTACCCAGCGAGGCCGTCCGAGGTCGTTGCTGCCGGCGTGGATGCCATCTCGCATGCTTGCCTGCTTGTGCGCGAGCCTGAGACGCATAGCCTTCGCTGGACCGATCCTCATCCGCCTCCAAACTTCGCAGCCTTTCGCGAGGGCAAAAATCCCGCTCTCGCTGCGTTGTTCACGGAGATGAAGCGGCGCGGCACGGTTCTGGATGCCACAGTTTGGGCGTACAGCCCTGACGCGGATGATTCCGGCACATCACCGCCTTTGCCACCGAGCACCTGCAACGATGTTCTGGGTGGAGCCATCACTGGCCAGGCTTATCGGGCAGGTGTGCTTATCGACGCCGGTACGGATAACGTCAGCCCCGCCAGCGACCCATGGCCGGATCTCTTCCACGAGCTTTCCGAACTCAAAGACAAGGCAGACATGCCACCGGCAGCGGTTCTGCAGTCGGCAACATCCATCGCCGCCCGCGCCACCGGACAGTCCGATCAGATGGGCAGCATCGCTCCTGGCAAGCTCGCCAACATGGTGGTCCTGTCTCGCGATCCGCTGCTCGATCTGGACAATCTCAAGTCCGTCGTGATCACCGTAAAGCGTGGTCGCGTCTTTGAACGCAGCGCCTATGTGCCGCTGCAGCAAGGCGATATCACCGATCACTGA
- a CDS encoding acyltransferase family protein has protein sequence MVTKTKQHFLALDGLRGVAALAVVVFHFMEMAIYNYNVLWIGHGWLAVDFFFCLSGFVIGYAYDDRIRQMGLKKFLEVRLIRLHPMVVFGSVLGLLTLLWDPNRTSALAYSAGKVATMFVTSVLLIPYPVMHERGYSLFSLNSPAWSLFWEYVANVVYGIVLFRLRRSWLIVATVAAAIVLCGVGHNAGNLWAGFNGKTFWTGGARVSFSFLAGLLVYRSRWIVRSRLGFGSLSVLLVLAFVMPYATGGWLREAAVILVYFPLLVALGAGATLGPRAEKLCKFAGNISYPLYMTHYAVIWSFGDFYSSHKPDAAHLAAIVVAGTLLLTAFAYLVMVLYDKPVRAYLRSKFV, from the coding sequence ATGGTCACAAAGACGAAGCAGCACTTTCTGGCGCTGGATGGATTGCGTGGCGTAGCAGCGCTGGCGGTGGTCGTCTTTCACTTCATGGAGATGGCGATCTACAACTACAACGTGCTCTGGATCGGGCACGGCTGGCTTGCGGTCGACTTCTTCTTTTGCCTGTCCGGGTTCGTGATCGGCTACGCGTACGACGACCGGATCCGGCAGATGGGACTCAAGAAGTTTCTGGAGGTGCGGCTGATCCGGCTGCACCCGATGGTGGTGTTCGGGTCGGTGCTGGGATTGCTGACGCTGCTATGGGATCCGAATCGCACGAGCGCGCTCGCCTACAGCGCAGGCAAGGTTGCGACAATGTTTGTCACGTCGGTGCTGCTGATTCCGTACCCGGTGATGCACGAGCGCGGATACAGCCTGTTCAGCCTGAACTCGCCGGCCTGGTCGCTGTTCTGGGAGTATGTGGCGAACGTGGTGTATGGGATCGTGCTGTTCCGGTTGCGGCGATCCTGGTTGATCGTGGCCACCGTCGCCGCTGCGATTGTGTTGTGCGGTGTGGGGCATAACGCCGGCAATCTGTGGGCCGGGTTCAACGGCAAGACGTTCTGGACGGGCGGCGCTCGCGTCAGCTTCTCGTTTCTGGCGGGGCTGCTGGTGTACCGGTCCAGGTGGATCGTTCGCAGCAGGCTCGGCTTTGGTTCGCTGTCGGTATTGCTTGTGCTGGCGTTTGTGATGCCGTATGCAACGGGCGGATGGCTGCGCGAAGCGGCAGTGATTCTCGTGTACTTTCCGTTGCTGGTGGCGCTGGGTGCAGGGGCGACTCTGGGACCGCGGGCAGAGAAGCTTTGTAAGTTTGCGGGTAACATCTCTTACCCGCTGTACATGACTCACTATGCGGTCATCTGGAGCTTTGGCGATTTCTACTCAAGCCACAAGCCGGATGCGGCGCACCTGGCAGCAATCGTGGTTGCGGGTACGTTGCTGCTCACTGCATTTGCGTATCTGGTGATGGTTCTGTACGACAAGCCGGTGCGGGCGTATCTGCGATCGAAGTTTGTATGA
- a CDS encoding secondary thiamine-phosphate synthase enzyme YjbQ — MKQAVHKVEVATRGQGLYEMTSQVAQWVRQQEMETGLLTVFCRHTSASLLIQENADPTVRVDLKNYFSRIAPENGPYQHDSEGPDDMPAHLKTALTSVQLSIPLVGGRLALGTWQGIYLFEHRDRPHRREIVLHLIGE; from the coding sequence GTGAAGCAGGCAGTGCACAAGGTTGAGGTGGCGACGCGGGGGCAGGGTTTGTATGAGATGACGTCGCAGGTGGCGCAGTGGGTACGGCAGCAGGAGATGGAGACGGGGCTGTTGACTGTGTTCTGCCGGCACACGTCGGCGTCGCTCTTGATCCAGGAGAATGCGGATCCAACGGTCCGCGTGGACCTGAAGAACTACTTCTCACGCATCGCTCCGGAGAACGGGCCGTACCAGCACGATAGCGAGGGACCGGATGACATGCCGGCGCACCTGAAGACGGCGCTCACCTCGGTGCAGTTGTCGATCCCGCTGGTGGGCGGTCGGCTTGCGCTGGGAACGTGGCAGGGAATTTACCTGTTCGAACACCGTGACCGGCCGCACCGGCGCGAGATCGTGCTGCACCTGATCGGCGAGTAA
- a CDS encoding sigma-70 family RNA polymerase sigma factor: MPFVMPVDSLEHLLSRRALFLAFVRRRVPDAAAAEDILQSCYVRALEHRDEFDSGESAVAWFYRLLRNAVIDNYRRAQSQSKALTAWGREMEGAAQPSPEMQRDVCACLSSVVDDLKPEYADAIRQVDLNEQKVQDFAEQRNLTASNAGVRVHRARAALRKQLLRTCGSCAEHGCLDCVCRKAHPGAAGCS, from the coding sequence ATGCCCTTCGTTATGCCTGTTGATTCGTTAGAGCATCTGCTGAGCCGGCGCGCGCTGTTTCTGGCGTTCGTTCGGCGCCGTGTGCCGGATGCCGCGGCTGCGGAAGACATTCTGCAGAGCTGCTACGTGCGCGCGCTGGAGCATCGCGACGAGTTCGACTCGGGTGAGTCTGCGGTGGCCTGGTTCTATCGCCTGCTGCGCAATGCCGTGATCGACAACTACCGTCGAGCGCAGTCGCAGAGCAAGGCGCTGACCGCGTGGGGGCGCGAGATGGAGGGAGCGGCACAGCCCTCCCCAGAGATGCAGAGGGATGTGTGTGCCTGCCTTTCCAGCGTGGTCGACGACCTGAAGCCGGAGTACGCCGACGCGATCCGGCAGGTGGACCTGAACGAGCAGAAGGTGCAGGATTTCGCGGAGCAGCGCAACCTCACCGCTTCCAACGCGGGCGTACGCGTTCACCGGGCCCGGGCTGCATTGCGCAAGCAGTTGCTTCGCACTTGCGGCAGTTGTGCCGAGCACGGCTGCCTGGATTGCGTGTGCCGCAAGGCGCACCCCGGTGCAGCAGGCTGTTCCTGA
- a CDS encoding serine hydrolase yields the protein MNHAGQLFVSSDRSDALSIAIIKAGQVEFFHFGTTEPGKQVRPTNSSVYEIGSITKLFTSLLLAHAVLDGKLGLEDDIRRYLPGEYPNLSFGGSPVRIIDLADTTSALPDNLPDFHAVTAHVPEQDKAFALAKALNSYTEANMLQDLHTISLQGKPGLEPRHSNLAAELLGYILSRVYGESFATLLRAKIQAPLGMGNGVRADSPARMVQGYDLHHVAMPQSNQSAVLAAGGLRFSVADMAKFLQTELAPAAEPIRLTQKPAFGNVETGAVGLGWQISRNVEGALKLNASGGTFGSASYVELYPERGYGIVLLANRSGDTEERLYQLADTLFAAVEGTPALDALKADLTRTHYGDVDGSVQRTRSRFPRLTLSEAYVNNWGGGLLGTDPKAALALFQSNVARWPQSSNAFDSLGEGYAQNGKPTEAIAAYRKALELNPKNHEASDSLRSLLSHQ from the coding sequence TTGAACCACGCGGGGCAACTGTTCGTTTCATCCGATCGCTCCGACGCCCTCTCGATCGCGATCATCAAGGCAGGGCAAGTCGAGTTCTTCCACTTCGGCACCACGGAACCCGGCAAACAGGTCAGGCCCACGAACAGCAGCGTCTACGAAATAGGTTCCATCACCAAGCTGTTTACCAGCCTGCTGCTGGCGCACGCCGTGCTCGACGGCAAGCTCGGTTTAGAGGACGACATCCGGCGTTACCTTCCGGGCGAGTACCCAAATCTCAGCTTCGGCGGTTCACCCGTGCGCATCATCGACCTTGCGGACACGACCTCCGCCTTGCCCGATAACCTGCCGGACTTTCACGCGGTTACGGCGCACGTACCGGAACAGGACAAGGCTTTCGCCCTCGCGAAGGCTCTGAACAGTTACACCGAAGCAAACATGCTGCAGGATCTTCACACGATCTCGTTGCAGGGAAAGCCTGGCCTTGAGCCCAGGCATTCCAATCTTGCCGCAGAACTGCTCGGCTACATCCTGAGCAGGGTCTACGGAGAGTCGTTTGCGACCTTGCTTCGCGCGAAGATACAAGCACCACTTGGCATGGGCAACGGCGTGCGCGCCGACAGCCCTGCCCGCATGGTGCAGGGCTACGATCTTCATCACGTTGCTATGCCGCAAAGCAATCAGAGCGCCGTTCTTGCCGCCGGTGGTCTGCGCTTCAGCGTGGCAGACATGGCTAAGTTCCTCCAGACAGAACTGGCGCCTGCAGCAGAGCCCATCCGTCTGACGCAGAAGCCTGCCTTCGGCAACGTGGAGACCGGTGCCGTGGGCCTGGGCTGGCAAATCAGCCGCAACGTGGAAGGTGCGCTCAAGCTGAATGCCTCCGGTGGAACGTTCGGCAGTGCGAGCTACGTCGAACTCTACCCAGAGCGAGGCTACGGCATCGTGCTGCTCGCAAATCGATCCGGTGACACGGAAGAACGCCTCTACCAGCTCGCCGACACACTCTTTGCAGCCGTGGAAGGTACTCCAGCGCTGGATGCGCTCAAGGCCGATCTGACAAGGACTCATTACGGCGACGTGGACGGCTCCGTGCAGCGCACCAGAAGCCGCTTTCCTCGCTTGACCTTGTCCGAAGCGTACGTCAACAACTGGGGAGGCGGTCTGCTTGGCACAGACCCAAAGGCCGCATTGGCACTGTTCCAATCCAACGTTGCGCGCTGGCCACAAAGCTCTAACGCCTTTGACAGCCTGGGCGAAGGGTATGCGCAAAACGGCAAGCCAACCGAAGCGATCGCCGCCTACCGCAAAGCTCTGGAGCTAAACCCCAAGAACCACGAAGCCTCGGACTCGCTTCGTTCACTGCTATCCCACCAGTAA
- a CDS encoding glycoside hydrolase family 172 protein, with protein MRLASLLFAASCLSASALVAQHNAPDLTQPQQYTMHKVSSNDPLGTNNDAAKLAAGATLTLLDVDGPGTVAHQWFTISSNDPNHLKNLVLRMYWDGEATPSVESPLGDFFGLETGDYVDWQAEYLSVGHERALNTFFPMPFAKHARITITNEGTVPVSALYFSIEYMQHHRKLPADTLYFHAQYRQQSPTQGTFNAWQGDGDKAVNAVQNTTGQDNYKFLEATGHGHFVGVTLGILQNQDDWWGEGDEMFFVDGESTPSWRGTGGEDYFLGAWGFGGAWGEGSPFSYMRYGAPLVQPWRTGARNLMYRFHTEAPIPFTKSFIATMEHGHGNHRSDNWFSVAYWYQAEPHAAFPPLPAAKDRVPTLHMVGGPANACDPPQCVVKQLPQVSPVQPQSQPSTSH; from the coding sequence ATGCGTCTCGCCTCCCTGCTCTTTGCTGCGTCTTGCCTTTCGGCCTCTGCGCTCGTGGCGCAGCACAACGCGCCAGACCTTACGCAGCCACAGCAGTACACCATGCACAAGGTCAGCAGCAACGACCCGCTGGGCACCAACAACGACGCCGCCAAACTCGCCGCCGGCGCCACCCTCACGCTGCTCGACGTGGACGGCCCCGGCACCGTCGCGCACCAATGGTTCACCATCAGCAGCAACGACCCGAACCACCTGAAGAACCTGGTGCTGCGCATGTACTGGGACGGCGAAGCCACGCCCAGCGTCGAGTCGCCGCTGGGTGACTTCTTCGGGCTTGAGACCGGTGACTATGTCGATTGGCAGGCCGAGTACCTAAGCGTCGGCCACGAGCGCGCCCTCAACACCTTCTTCCCCATGCCGTTTGCGAAGCACGCCCGCATCACCATCACCAACGAAGGCACAGTACCCGTCAGCGCGCTCTACTTCTCCATCGAGTACATGCAGCACCACCGCAAGCTGCCGGCCGACACCCTCTACTTCCACGCGCAGTACCGGCAGCAATCGCCCACACAGGGCACCTTCAACGCCTGGCAGGGCGACGGCGACAAAGCCGTGAACGCAGTACAAAACACCACCGGCCAGGACAACTACAAGTTCCTCGAAGCCACCGGTCACGGTCACTTCGTCGGCGTCACGCTCGGCATTCTGCAGAACCAGGACGACTGGTGGGGCGAGGGCGACGAAATGTTCTTCGTCGATGGCGAAAGCACGCCCAGTTGGCGCGGTACTGGCGGCGAAGACTACTTCCTGGGCGCTTGGGGCTTTGGTGGTGCCTGGGGCGAAGGCTCACCCTTCAGCTACATGCGCTACGGCGCCCCGCTGGTGCAGCCGTGGCGCACGGGCGCGCGCAACCTGATGTACCGCTTCCACACCGAAGCGCCCATCCCCTTCACCAAATCCTTCATCGCCACCATGGAACACGGCCACGGCAATCACCGGTCCGACAACTGGTTCTCCGTCGCCTACTGGTACCAGGCCGAACCGCACGCCGCGTTCCCGCCGCTGCCCGCTGCGAAGGACCGCGTGCCCACGCTGCACATGGTCGGCGGCCCCGCGAATGCGTGTGATCCGCCGCAGTGCGTCGTCAAGCAACTGCCGCAAGTCTCGCCGGTCCAGCCCCAGTCACAGCCATCCACGTCCCACTAA